Proteins encoded in a region of the Bombyx mori chromosome 23, ASM3026992v2 genome:
- the LOC119630304 gene encoding uncharacterized protein LOC119630304, translating to MSSVEEQNWSGWDYIFTDASKISIDDCVGVGLVHWQHKIIQKIKLPPESSVFTGECFALLKAVELVILLKSKRTIIFSDSKSALRTIEKFPFQMKPCYPIICEIRDKLLICSQRNHTIIFAWIPSHCGIKGNEKADQLAKEAIKDGDLVPYINYCHDLTALPKTYLWESWNDVWLRSSKFKGKLYAEIQPSISSKPWFFKAKSSKIVTSIISRMRLGHVCTPHHLARLRIVDSNICECGEDIGDLDHIFFSCSQYDRTSFMNSLQLLQVPFPTKISCLLLYPLLYYNVLSSFIINNNIKI from the coding sequence ATGAGTAGCGTTGAGGAACAAAATTGGAGTGGATGGGATTATATTTTTACAGATGCCTCTAAAATCTCTATTGATGATTGTGTTGGAGTCGGTCTAGTTCATTggcaacataaaataatacaaaagatTAAACTTCCTCCTGAATCCTCTGTTTTTACTGGAGAGTGTTTTGCTCTTTTAAAAGCTGTAGAactggttattttattaaaatctaaaagaaCAATCATATTTTCAGACTCAAAAAGTGCACTACGAACTATTGAAAAATTTCCATTCCAAATGAAACCTTGTTATCCTATTATTTGCGAAATACGTGATAAGCTTTTGATATGTTCTCAAAGAAATCACACCATTATCTTTGCATGGATTCCAAGTCACTGTGGGATTAAAGGGAACGAGAAAGCCGATCAGCTTGCCAAAGAAGCTATAAAGGATGGAGACTTAGTCCCATACATTAATTATTGTCATGATTTGACTGCTCTTCCCAAAACCTATCTTTGGGAGTCATGGAATGATGTTTGGTTGAGAAGCAGCAAGTTCAAAGGCAAACTTTATGCTGAAATTCAACCCTCGATCTCCAGTAAACCATGGTTCTTTAAAGCTAAAAGTTCTAAAATTGTCACTTCTATCATTTCCAGAATGCGTTTAGGACATGTATGTACACCTCATCATTTAGCAAGGCTTCGTATTGTTGATAGCAATATTTGTGAGTGTGGAGAAGATATTGGTGATCTCGaccatattttcttttcttgttccCAATATGACCGCACCTCCTTTATGAATTCCTTACAATTACTACAGGTTCCGTTTCCGACTAAAATCTCCTGCCTTTTGCTTTAtcctttattgtattataatgtattatcctctttcataatcaataataatattaagatttaa
- the LOC733114 gene encoding H+ transporting ATP synthase O subunit isoform 2 (isoform 2 is encoded by transcript variant 2; The RefSeq protein has 6 substitutions compared to this genomic sequence): MSALKGNLLVRSWSTSVASAQMVKPPVQVFGLEGRYASALFSAASKTKALDIVEKELCQFQQSIKTDAKLKEFIINPTIKRSMKISLSPTTGNLLGLLAENGRLGKLEAVINAFKIMMAAHRGEVACEVVTAKPLDQAQRQNLEAALKKFLKGNETVQLTAKVDPSLIGGMVVSIGDKYVDMSVASKVKKYTELISAAV, encoded by the exons atgtcgGCTTTAAAGGGGAATCTGCTG gttcgCTCTTTGAGCACAAGTGTCGCCTCAGCACAAATGGTAAAACCTCCAGTGCAAGTATTTGGATTGGAAGGTCGGTATGCTTCCGCTCTTTTTTCAGCAGCATCAAAGACCAAGGCACTTGACATCGTCGAAAAAGAGCTCGGCCAGTTTCAACAGTCTATCAAAACTGATGCAAAGCTCAAGGAATTCATCATCAACCCGACATTAAAAAGAAGCATGAAG ATCAGTCTTTCTCCTACAACTGGTAATCTACTTGGATTACTTGCTGAAAATGGTCGCTTGGACAAACTGGAGGCTGTCATTAATGCTTTTAAGATTATGATGGCTGCCCACCGGGGTGAAGTAACTTGTGAAGTTGTTACAGCCAAACCACTAGATCAAGCACAGAGGCAAAATTTGGAAGCAGCGCTTAAG AAATTCCTGAAGGGCAATGAAACTCTGCAGCTTACAGCTAAAGTGGATCCTTCATTGATTGGTGGCATGGTTGTTTCAATTGGGGATAAATATGTCGACATGAGTGTAGCAAGTAAAGTCAAGAAATACACTGAGCTTATCAGTGCTGCTGTTTAA
- the LOC101740519 gene encoding c-Myc-binding protein, with product MSSYKPIDSKREEFRRYLERAGVMDALTKVLVSLYEEPDKPEDALEYVRKHLGSDGGEDELEAARARIAELEAENALLKGDAAPAEG from the exons atgTCTTCATATAAG CCAATTGATTCTAAGAGAGAAGAGTTTCGGCGTTACTTAGAACGAGCGGGTGTAATGGATGCTCTTACTAAAGTTCTAGTAAGTTTGTATGAAGAACCGGATAAACCAGAAGATGCCTTGGAATATGTACGCAAACATTTAGGTTCTGATGGAGGTGAAGACGAGCTTGAAGCAGCAAGAGCTCGTATCGCTGAATTAGAAGCTGAAAACGCATTACTCAAAGGAGATGCTGCACCTGCTGAAGGGTAA
- the LOC733114 gene encoding H+ transporting ATP synthase O subunit isoform 1 (isoform 1 is encoded by transcript variant 1), translating into MSALKGNLLVRSLSTSVASAQMVKPPVQVFGLEGRYASALFSAASKTKALDIVEKELGQFQQSIKTDAKLKEFIINPTLKRSMKVDALKHVANKISLSPTTGNLLGLLAENGRLDKLEAVINAFKIMMAAHRGEVTCEVVTAKPLDQAQRQNLEAALKKFLKGNETLQLTAKVDPSLIGGMVVSIGDKYVDMSVASKVKKYTELISAAV; encoded by the exons atgtcgGCTTTAAAGGGGAATCTGCTG gttcgCTCTTTGAGCACAAGTGTCGCCTCAGCACAAATGGTAAAACCTCCAGTGCAAGTATTTGGATTGGAAGGTCGGTATGCTTCCGCTCTTTTTTCAGCAGCATCAAAGACCAAGGCACTTGACATCGTCGAAAAAGAGCTCGGCCAGTTTCAACAGTCTATCAAAACTGATGCAAAGCTCAAGGAATTCATCATCAACCCGACATTAAAAAGAAGCATGAAGGTAGATGCGTTGAAACATGTCGCCAATAAG ATCAGTCTTTCTCCTACAACTGGTAATCTACTTGGATTACTTGCTGAAAATGGTCGCTTGGACAAACTGGAGGCTGTCATTAATGCTTTTAAGATTATGATGGCTGCCCACCGGGGTGAAGTAACTTGTGAAGTTGTTACAGCCAAACCACTAGATCAAGCACAGAGGCAAAATTTGGAAGCAGCGCTTAAG AAATTCCTGAAGGGCAATGAAACTCTGCAGCTTACAGCTAAAGTGGATCCTTCATTGATTGGTGGCATGGTTGTTTCAATTGGGGATAAATATGTCGACATGAGTGTAGCAAGTAAAGTCAAGAAATACACTGAGCTTATCAGTGCTGCTGTTTAA